The following are from one region of the Rhodopirellula sp. P2 genome:
- a CDS encoding aspartate carbamoyltransferase catalytic subunit: MDASLSPDQLSFPAVWRHRHLLDLERLSAAEILAILRTADELKAMTEGCRRKVPLLTGKTCANLFFENSTRTRNSFSLAAKRLGADTVEFSSSGSSVAKGETFVDTAKTIEAMGVDWVVTRHSTPGTPHLLARELKCSVLNAGDGPHEHPTQGLLDMLTILQHRIGSNWKNEAADPEKVFAGMTVALVGDIAHSRTARSNLWGLRKLGAHVIICGPPTLVSPRWEELGFEVAHRLDEIVHRCDVLNLLRIQFERQKARPFPSVYEYAALYAMNGQRLRLAKPDILIMAPGPINRGVEITPEVADGPHSVILEQVTNGIAVRMASLWLLANAKDNTDASTETLA; the protein is encoded by the coding sequence ATGGACGCATCGCTCTCACCCGATCAATTGTCATTCCCGGCCGTTTGGCGGCATCGTCACCTATTGGATTTGGAACGGCTTTCCGCCGCTGAGATCCTCGCGATCTTACGCACCGCGGACGAGCTGAAGGCGATGACCGAAGGTTGTCGCCGCAAAGTCCCGCTGCTGACCGGGAAAACCTGTGCCAATTTGTTCTTCGAAAACAGCACGCGGACGCGAAACAGTTTTTCGCTGGCCGCCAAACGCTTGGGTGCTGACACCGTTGAATTCAGCAGCAGTGGCAGCAGCGTCGCCAAAGGCGAAACGTTCGTCGACACGGCCAAGACGATCGAAGCGATGGGTGTCGACTGGGTCGTGACCCGTCACTCCACGCCGGGAACGCCTCACTTGCTGGCCCGAGAATTGAAATGCAGCGTGCTCAACGCTGGCGATGGACCGCACGAGCATCCCACCCAGGGTTTGCTGGACATGCTGACGATCCTGCAGCACCGCATCGGATCGAACTGGAAAAACGAAGCCGCCGATCCTGAAAAAGTGTTCGCTGGCATGACGGTGGCTTTGGTCGGCGACATCGCCCACAGTCGCACCGCACGCAGCAACCTGTGGGGCCTCCGCAAGCTGGGGGCCCACGTCATCATCTGTGGACCACCGACCCTGGTCAGCCCGCGCTGGGAAGAACTTGGGTTCGAAGTCGCTCACCGACTCGATGAAATTGTTCACCGCTGCGATGTCTTGAACCTCCTTCGCATCCAATTCGAACGTCAAAAAGCACGCCCGTTCCCCAGCGTCTACGAATACGCCGCGTTGTATGCCATGAACGGTCAACGCCTGCGACTCGCCAAACCTGACATCCTGATCATGGCTCCCGGCCCCATCAATCGTGGCGTTGAAATCACGCCGGAAGTCGCTGACGGCCCGCATTCCGTGATTCTCGAACAAGTCACCAACGGAATCGCGGTCCGCATGGCCTCGCTGTGGCTGCTCGCCAACGCGAAAGACAACACCGACGCCTCCACGGAGACCCTCGCATGA
- a CDS encoding DUF423 domain-containing protein, protein MTSPYSPSKTNPSEVHTDPVAPSRWNMVLAGLAGASAVGIGAFGAHGLPNFLEQSGMDPETIARRVAQFDTGARYHLAHAIVLLALAVAPLRSTKWLRTIRALMVAGLIFFSGSLYLLVLTNTPVLGAITPIGGVCWMVGWLMFVGCRDSSKSQ, encoded by the coding sequence ATGACATCTCCCTACTCACCGTCAAAAACCAACCCCAGTGAAGTGCACACCGATCCGGTTGCTCCTTCGCGTTGGAACATGGTTTTGGCTGGTTTGGCCGGAGCATCCGCCGTCGGGATCGGAGCCTTTGGGGCTCACGGGTTGCCCAACTTTCTTGAGCAATCCGGAATGGATCCCGAAACGATTGCTCGCCGGGTCGCGCAATTCGACACGGGAGCCCGTTACCACTTGGCTCACGCCATTGTTTTGTTGGCCTTGGCGGTGGCTCCGCTGCGGTCCACCAAGTGGCTGCGAACGATTCGTGCTTTGATGGTGGCGGGATTGATTTTCTTTTCCGGCAGTTTGTACCTGCTGGTTTTGACCAACACGCCCGTGCTGGGGGCGATCACGCCAATCGGCGGCGTTTGCTGGATGGTGGGTTGGTTGATGTTTGTGGGCTGTCGTGACTCGTCGAAAAGTCAATGA
- the nadA gene encoding quinolinate synthase NadA: MVDLPTTTPPKQPTSGNDEMDALHPLKPYRSLENEVLQQRIEAVRKELGEELLILGHHYQQDEVIEHTDLRGDSYQLSEMAAKSQACRTIVFCGVHFMAETADILANRPDRIEARDGRRVDVLLPDMAAGCSMADMAAIAQVEAAWADMSEVIDTEQVIPVTYINSAASLKAFCGRHGGIVCTSSNAKAVLEWAFERGQRVFFFPDQHLGRNTALTMGITEEQMPVWDPYALEMGGNTDEQIEASRVILWKGHCSVHQMFRAEHVARFRKEHEGIQILVHPECPREVNDIADVSGSTGKIIQTVQNAPPGTKWAIGTELHLVNRLKDEHPEQEIHFLSPVVCMCATMYRIDLTHLCWTLENLRDGRLVNQIRVDEETTKWSLIALERMLAVK; encoded by the coding sequence ATGGTCGATTTGCCAACCACCACGCCTCCCAAACAACCCACCAGCGGAAACGATGAAATGGATGCGCTGCATCCTTTGAAACCGTACCGATCGCTGGAAAACGAGGTTCTTCAGCAACGAATTGAAGCGGTGCGGAAAGAACTCGGGGAAGAACTGCTGATTTTGGGCCACCACTATCAGCAGGACGAGGTGATCGAGCACACCGACTTGCGAGGCGACAGCTACCAGTTGTCCGAGATGGCGGCCAAGAGCCAAGCGTGCCGAACCATCGTGTTCTGCGGCGTTCACTTCATGGCAGAAACGGCTGACATTCTGGCCAACCGTCCGGACCGAATCGAAGCCCGCGATGGTCGCCGAGTCGACGTGCTGCTGCCTGACATGGCGGCGGGATGCTCGATGGCCGACATGGCCGCGATCGCTCAGGTCGAAGCGGCTTGGGCGGACATGTCCGAAGTGATTGACACCGAACAAGTCATCCCGGTCACCTACATCAACAGCGCCGCCAGCTTGAAAGCGTTCTGCGGTCGTCATGGTGGAATTGTCTGCACCAGCAGCAACGCGAAAGCGGTTTTGGAATGGGCGTTTGAACGCGGCCAGCGAGTCTTCTTCTTTCCCGATCAACACCTCGGCCGCAACACCGCGCTGACGATGGGAATCACGGAAGAGCAAATGCCGGTCTGGGATCCCTACGCGTTGGAGATGGGTGGCAACACCGACGAACAAATCGAAGCCAGTCGCGTGATCCTTTGGAAGGGTCACTGCAGCGTCCACCAAATGTTTCGCGCCGAGCACGTGGCTCGTTTTCGCAAAGAGCACGAGGGCATCCAGATCCTCGTGCACCCCGAATGCCCCCGCGAGGTCAACGACATCGCCGATGTCAGTGGCAGCACGGGCAAGATCATTCAAACGGTCCAGAATGCCCCCCCGGGAACGAAGTGGGCGATCGGGACCGAACTGCACTTGGTCAACCGCCTGAAGGACGAGCACCCCGAACAAGAGATCCACTTTTTGAGTCCCGTCGTTTGCATGTGCGCGACGATGTACCGGATCGATCTGACACACCTCTGTTGGACCCTGGAAAACTTGCGTGACGGCCGGTTGGTCAACCAAATTCGCGTGGACGAAGAGACCACCAAGTGGAGCTTGATCGCGTTGGAACGCATGTTGGCGGTGAAATGA
- a CDS encoding aminotransferase class V-fold PLP-dependent enzyme, with protein MPATQPRIYLDHAATSWPKAAGVTEAMVEFLTNVGSSASRGNYASAMKASELTRSLRSRLARFVNAESDHCISFHSGCTSALNAVIHGLVGPSHAIGTGSHLLTSAVEHNAVVRPLLVAAKAAGATIEEVSPDVNGLLSASDVIEKIHDTTRLVALSHASNVTGAVQPIAEIGAAIAEHNQSRNESHQILFLCDAAQSLGYLPVDVQRFGVHALAAPAHKGCGGPPGIGMLCLSPEWHDWIVPWMQGGTGHDGRSDSMPKSMPERLEPGTMNLPAIAGWLAAMDSMPPGEDSARQLAGLSQQLHAGLNAIAGVQVFGRPGPLPIASLDFGPDLPPDDAAAILDGEFGMEVRSGHHCAARIHRHLGTEQAGTLRISGGHGTTPDEIDAAIQAVAEIAAQITALA; from the coding sequence GTGCCTGCCACCCAACCCCGCATCTACTTGGATCACGCTGCGACGTCGTGGCCGAAAGCGGCGGGCGTCACCGAAGCGATGGTTGAGTTTCTGACCAACGTTGGCTCATCGGCTTCGCGAGGCAACTACGCGTCGGCGATGAAGGCCAGCGAACTCACTCGTTCGTTGCGATCGAGACTGGCTCGTTTCGTGAATGCAGAATCGGACCACTGCATCAGCTTTCACTCGGGCTGCACCTCCGCGCTGAACGCCGTCATTCATGGGCTGGTCGGTCCGTCGCATGCGATCGGAACCGGCTCGCACCTGCTGACTTCTGCGGTCGAACACAACGCCGTCGTGCGACCACTGCTCGTTGCTGCAAAAGCGGCCGGCGCGACGATCGAAGAAGTCTCACCGGACGTCAACGGTCTGCTTTCCGCAAGCGATGTCATCGAAAAGATCCATGACACCACTCGCTTGGTGGCTCTGTCGCATGCGTCCAACGTGACCGGGGCAGTCCAACCGATTGCAGAGATCGGAGCGGCCATCGCGGAACACAACCAATCGCGAAACGAGTCGCATCAAATTCTGTTCCTTTGCGATGCGGCCCAGTCCTTGGGCTACTTGCCGGTTGATGTCCAGAGATTCGGCGTGCATGCCTTGGCGGCACCCGCTCACAAGGGATGCGGCGGTCCACCGGGGATCGGAATGCTTTGCCTGTCACCCGAGTGGCACGATTGGATCGTGCCTTGGATGCAGGGCGGAACGGGGCACGACGGTCGGTCGGATAGCATGCCCAAATCCATGCCCGAAAGACTGGAACCGGGCACGATGAACCTGCCGGCCATCGCGGGATGGTTGGCGGCGATGGATTCGATGCCACCGGGGGAGGACTCCGCTCGGCAACTGGCTGGTCTTTCTCAGCAACTTCATGCTGGATTGAATGCGATCGCAGGGGTTCAAGTTTTTGGTCGCCCAGGCCCACTTCCGATCGCCAGCCTCGACTTTGGGCCAGATCTTCCGCCGGATGATGCCGCCGCAATCTTGGATGGGGAATTTGGAATGGAGGTTCGATCCGGACATCACTGTGCCGCACGAATTCACCGCCATCTCGGGACGGAACAGGCCGGCACCCTTCGCATCAGCGGGGGACACGGCACCACACCCGATGAGATTGACGCGGCGATCCAGGCGGTGGCTGAAATTGCCGCTCAAATCACGGCCTTGGCCTGA